A genomic region of Vespa crabro chromosome 19, iyVesCrab1.2, whole genome shotgun sequence contains the following coding sequences:
- the LOC124430718 gene encoding mucolipin-3-like isoform X1: protein MTEERNRIQNEDSSNVTGNSILRNHFWSHAFDSEEGEDGNENGLLHNDSSCNRPIAERRDNCAMTTFAEDKMRRKLRFFFMNPIEKWQAKRRFPYKFIVQVIKIVLVTVQLCLFAHNNYIHVNYTWDNRITFSHLFLRGWDNTQEVPAYPPATGPLALYKKDEFFDTIDYALNGYYNLNNSIGSYSYDAEDNTAGPVKLCLYWYKESIIFGFNESYVFDKEIIKTCVNITKEYHDNFNNSRNILSTQNVIVNFSALVRAYLKFAVKTVNLRAAGPMTPPDCYQFDIKIIFDNRDQDGQMLLSLETEPQRLYCKGDTRYIMDNQIESALRTLLNLLVIFICTISLVLCSRAIFRAQLLKFETMNFFKKKYGKLLSFEGRLEFLNLWYIMIIINDLLIIIGSAVKEQIERKYFGSDHWNVCSIFLGTGNLLVWFGVLRYLGFFKTYNVVILTLKKAAPKVARFLICAILIYAGFTFCGWLILGPYHMKFRSLATTSECLFALINGDDMFATFSITSFKSPMLWWYSRIYLYTFISLYIYVVLSLFISVIMDAYDTIKTYYRDGFPKNDLQTFISACTDDASSGLFRDECDKNNITELIDRFCCCRKRSSYGSFSGSTTDASTKTEQVYGGAICI from the exons atgacgGAAGAACGTAATAGGATACAAAACGAGGACTCTTCCAATGTTACTGGTAATAGTATTTTGAGAAATCATTTTTGGAGTCATGCATTTGATAGCGAGGAAGGAGAGGATGGAAATGAGAATGGACTTCTTCACAATGACTCAAG CTGCAATCGACCGATCGCAGAAAGACGCGATAATTGCGCCATGACGACCTTCGCCGAAGATAAAATGAGAAGGAAGCTTAGATTCTTTTTCATGAATCCAATCGAAAAATGGCAAGCCAAACGAAGATTCCCGTATAAGTTCATCGTACAGGTCATTAAAATAGTTTTGGTCACCGTACAACTTTGCCTATTtgctcataataattatatacatgtcAATTACACGTGGGACAACCGTATTACATTTTCGCATCTCTTTTTACGTGGATGGGACAACACGCAAGAG GTACCTGCCTATCCTCCTGCGACTGGCCCATTAGCTCTCTACAAAAAGGATGAATTTTTCGACACCATCGATTATGCTCTGAATGGCTactataatcttaataattccATCGGTTCGTATTCTTACGATGCTGAGGATAATACCGCAGGACCTGTGAAATTATGTTTATACTGGTACAAGGAAAGTATTATATTCGGCTTTAATGAAAGTTATGTCTTCGACAAGGAAATCATAAAGACTTGCGTGAATATAACTAAAGAATATCatgataactttaataactcGAGGAATATATTGTCTACGCAaaatgttattgtaaatttttctgCTTTAGTAAGAGCATATTTGAAATTTGCCGTTAAAACTGTTAATCTAAGAGCTGCCGGACCTATGACACCACCAGATTGTTATCAgttcgatattaaaataatttttgataatcgCGATCAAGACGGACAAATGTTATTGTCATTGGAAACTGAACCACAAAGATTATATTGCAAAGGTGATACCCGGTATATAATGGACAATCAAATTGAGTCTGCTTTGAGAACTTTGTTAAATTTACTCGTGATATTTATCTGTACTATCTCTCTTGTCCTATGCTCGAGAGCCATTTTCAGAGCGCAATTGCTTAAATTCGAGACgatgaattttttcaaaaagaaatacggAAAACTATTGAGTTTCGAAGGTAGATTGGAATTTTTGAATCTCTGGTacataatgatcataattaaTGATCTTCTAATCATCATCGGTTCTGCCGTGAAAGaacaaatagagagaaaatattttggtAGCGATCATTGGAACGTATGCAGTATATTTCTAGGTACGGGAAATTTATTGGTATGGTTTGGCGTGTTACGATATCTTGGCTTTTTCAAAACGTATAACGTAgttattttaacattaaaaaaagcTGCACCTAAAGTAGCTAGGTTTCTTATATGTGCTATATTGATATATGCCGGGTTCACTTTCTGTGGGTGGTTAATTTTAGGTCCGTATCATATGAAATTTAGATCACTTGCTACAACTTCTGAATGTCTGTTTGCACTTATAAACGGTGATGACATGTTTGCGACATTTTCAATAACGTCTTTCAAATCACCGATGCTTTGGTGGTACtcgagaatttatttatatactttcatttctttgtaCATTTATGTCGTtttaagtttatttatttctgtgaTAATGGATGCCTATGATACGATAAAGACTTATTATCGAGATGGCTTTCCAAAGAATGACCTACAAACATTTATATCTGCTTGTACGGATGATGCATCGAGCGGTCTATTCAGAGACGaatgtgataaaaataatattacagaaCTTATAGATAGGTTTTGTTGTTGTCGAAAAAGATCCTCTTATGGATCTTTCTCTGGATCAACCACAGATGCCTCCACAAAAACCGAACAAGTATATGGAGGAGCCATCTGTATATAG
- the LOC124430722 gene encoding kelch-like protein 5, which yields MSKIFAAMMNTSETEPEFSFVDKEASASIVGIVPKHAESSLRIMEEYLDKQQLTDVILIAGNKRIPAHRLVLSAGSEYFAAMFTGYLRESKEHEVKLVEVDGDALCSLVRYCYTGCIEIKEDSVQTLLATAHLLQLHPVVKACCKFLRKQLHPSNCLGIRMFADMQGCIGLLKQAHAYTTEHFMEVIKNQEFLLCSADQVAELLESNDLNVPSEDTIFHALTAWLKYDLANRKKDASRLLSLVKLPLLSPAFITDHIESNEMFKDQKGAQELIIEALKYHLLPERRPLLQSNRTKPRKATVGELLAVGGMDAKEGPTLSIYSFSLRENSWKSVATMWGKRLQFGAAVVDRKLIIAGGRDGLKTLNTVECFDFSTRNWSTLPSMIVHRHGLGVAVLGGPLYAVGGHDGWSFLETVERWDPDTKQWRSISPMSIQRSTVGVAVLNDKLYAVGGRDISSCLNTVECYDPHTNKWTACAPMSKQRGGVGVGVVNGCLYALGGHEAPASNPNASRFDCVERYDPKTDTWTMVAPMSVARDAVGVCVLGDKLMAVGGYDGQQYLTLVEAYDPHLNKWEPVTPLLTGRGGPCVVIENSLRDV from the exons atgtcgaaaattTTTGCTGCAATGATGAATACGAGCGAAACAGAACCGGAGTTTTCGTTTGTAGACAAGGAAGCTTCGGCGAGTATTGTTGGAATAGTACCAAAACATGCAGAATCTAGTTTACGTATAATGGAGGAATATTTAGACAAGCAACAATTAACAGATGTTATATTAATCGCAg GCAATAAGCGTATTCCAGCACATCGTTTGGTACTTAGCGCTGGTTCTGAATATTTTGCTGCAATGTTCACTGGTTATCTACGAGAATCTAAGGAACATGAAGTTAAATTAGTAGAAGTAGATGGAGATGCTTTATGCTCATTagttcgttattgttataccG GATGTATAGAGATTAAAGAGGACAGTGTACAAACTCTTTTAGCAACAGCACATTTATTACAATTGCATCCGGTTGTCAAAGCATGTTGTAAATTTCTAAGAAAACAGCTTCATCCAAGTAATTGTTTAGGAATACGTATGTTTGCTGATATGCAAGGTTGCATAGGTTTATTGAAACAGGCACATGCCTATACAACGGAACATTTTATGGAAGTTATAAAAAatcaagaatttttattatgttctgCCGATCAGGTTGCAGAATTATTAGAGTCAAATGATCTCAATGTTCCTTCAGAAGATACTATTTTTCAT GCTCTTACGGCTTGGCTAAAGTATGACCTagcaaacagaaaaaaagatgcaAGTAGATTGTTGAGTCTAGTGAAATTGCCATTGTTATCACCAGCA TTTATAACAGACCATATAGAAAGTAACGAAATGTTTAAAGATCAAAAAGGTGCACAAGAACTTATAATAGAAGCCTTAAAGTATCATCTATTACCTGAACGCAGACCATTATTGCAATCTAATCGTACAAAACCTAGGAAAGCTACTGTTGGCGAATTGTTAGCAGTTGGAGGAATGGATGCCAAGGAAg GGCCTACATTGTCGATATACTCATTTTCATTACGTGAAAATTCTTGGAAGTCTGTAGCTACAATGTGGGGAAAACGTCTCCAATTTGGTGCTGCTGTTGTTGACAGAAAATTAATCATTGCTGGTGGTAGAGATGGTTTAAAAACTTTAAATACTGTCGAATGTTTCGATTTTTCTACTCGCAATTGGAGTACTTTACCATCAATGATTGTTCATAGACATGGATTAG GAGTTGCAGTCTTAGGTGGACCATTATATGCAGTTGGTGGTCATGATGGTTGGAGTTTTCTTGAAACAGTTGAAAGATGGGATCCAGATACAAAACAATGGCGTTCTATATCACCTATGTCTATACAACGTTCAACAGTTGGTGTTGCTGTATTGAATGACAA attgtATGCTGTAGGTGGTAGGGATATTAGTTCATGTTTAAATACAGTGGAGTGTTATGATCCACATACGAACAAATGGACTGCTTGTGCTCCAATGTCAAAACAAAGAGGTGGTGTAGGAGTAGGAGTAGTGAATGGATGTCTTTACGCTCTTGGTGGTCATGAGGCACCAGCAAGTAATCCTAATGCTAGTAGATTTGATTGTGTAGAAAG ATACGATCCCAAAACTGATACATGGACAATGGTAGCACCAATGAGTGTAGCAAGAGATGCAGTTGGTGTTTGTGTTCTTGGAGATAAACTTATGGCTGTAGGTGGATACGATGGTCAACAATATTTGACACTAGTTGAAGCATATGATCCACATCTTAATAAATGGGAACCA GTTACACCTTTGTTGACTGGACGTGGA
- the LOC124430718 gene encoding mucolipin-3-like isoform X2, with translation MKVCYCCNRPIAERRDNCAMTTFAEDKMRRKLRFFFMNPIEKWQAKRRFPYKFIVQVIKIVLVTVQLCLFAHNNYIHVNYTWDNRITFSHLFLRGWDNTQEVPAYPPATGPLALYKKDEFFDTIDYALNGYYNLNNSIGSYSYDAEDNTAGPVKLCLYWYKESIIFGFNESYVFDKEIIKTCVNITKEYHDNFNNSRNILSTQNVIVNFSALVRAYLKFAVKTVNLRAAGPMTPPDCYQFDIKIIFDNRDQDGQMLLSLETEPQRLYCKGDTRYIMDNQIESALRTLLNLLVIFICTISLVLCSRAIFRAQLLKFETMNFFKKKYGKLLSFEGRLEFLNLWYIMIIINDLLIIIGSAVKEQIERKYFGSDHWNVCSIFLGTGNLLVWFGVLRYLGFFKTYNVVILTLKKAAPKVARFLICAILIYAGFTFCGWLILGPYHMKFRSLATTSECLFALINGDDMFATFSITSFKSPMLWWYSRIYLYTFISLYIYVVLSLFISVIMDAYDTIKTYYRDGFPKNDLQTFISACTDDASSGLFRDECDKNNITELIDRFCCCRKRSSYGSFSGSTTDASTKTEQVYGGAICI, from the exons ATGAAGGTGTGTTATTG CTGCAATCGACCGATCGCAGAAAGACGCGATAATTGCGCCATGACGACCTTCGCCGAAGATAAAATGAGAAGGAAGCTTAGATTCTTTTTCATGAATCCAATCGAAAAATGGCAAGCCAAACGAAGATTCCCGTATAAGTTCATCGTACAGGTCATTAAAATAGTTTTGGTCACCGTACAACTTTGCCTATTtgctcataataattatatacatgtcAATTACACGTGGGACAACCGTATTACATTTTCGCATCTCTTTTTACGTGGATGGGACAACACGCAAGAG GTACCTGCCTATCCTCCTGCGACTGGCCCATTAGCTCTCTACAAAAAGGATGAATTTTTCGACACCATCGATTATGCTCTGAATGGCTactataatcttaataattccATCGGTTCGTATTCTTACGATGCTGAGGATAATACCGCAGGACCTGTGAAATTATGTTTATACTGGTACAAGGAAAGTATTATATTCGGCTTTAATGAAAGTTATGTCTTCGACAAGGAAATCATAAAGACTTGCGTGAATATAACTAAAGAATATCatgataactttaataactcGAGGAATATATTGTCTACGCAaaatgttattgtaaatttttctgCTTTAGTAAGAGCATATTTGAAATTTGCCGTTAAAACTGTTAATCTAAGAGCTGCCGGACCTATGACACCACCAGATTGTTATCAgttcgatattaaaataatttttgataatcgCGATCAAGACGGACAAATGTTATTGTCATTGGAAACTGAACCACAAAGATTATATTGCAAAGGTGATACCCGGTATATAATGGACAATCAAATTGAGTCTGCTTTGAGAACTTTGTTAAATTTACTCGTGATATTTATCTGTACTATCTCTCTTGTCCTATGCTCGAGAGCCATTTTCAGAGCGCAATTGCTTAAATTCGAGACgatgaattttttcaaaaagaaatacggAAAACTATTGAGTTTCGAAGGTAGATTGGAATTTTTGAATCTCTGGTacataatgatcataattaaTGATCTTCTAATCATCATCGGTTCTGCCGTGAAAGaacaaatagagagaaaatattttggtAGCGATCATTGGAACGTATGCAGTATATTTCTAGGTACGGGAAATTTATTGGTATGGTTTGGCGTGTTACGATATCTTGGCTTTTTCAAAACGTATAACGTAgttattttaacattaaaaaaagcTGCACCTAAAGTAGCTAGGTTTCTTATATGTGCTATATTGATATATGCCGGGTTCACTTTCTGTGGGTGGTTAATTTTAGGTCCGTATCATATGAAATTTAGATCACTTGCTACAACTTCTGAATGTCTGTTTGCACTTATAAACGGTGATGACATGTTTGCGACATTTTCAATAACGTCTTTCAAATCACCGATGCTTTGGTGGTACtcgagaatttatttatatactttcatttctttgtaCATTTATGTCGTtttaagtttatttatttctgtgaTAATGGATGCCTATGATACGATAAAGACTTATTATCGAGATGGCTTTCCAAAGAATGACCTACAAACATTTATATCTGCTTGTACGGATGATGCATCGAGCGGTCTATTCAGAGACGaatgtgataaaaataatattacagaaCTTATAGATAGGTTTTGTTGTTGTCGAAAAAGATCCTCTTATGGATCTTTCTCTGGATCAACCACAGATGCCTCCACAAAAACCGAACAAGTATATGGAGGAGCCATCTGTATATAG